CGTCGAGCTCTGGGAGGATTGATCATCGAGGTAGATCTCTATTATCCTAACCGGGACTGCCCCTCTGAGTTTTTTATCCTCCACGATGAGCTTCACAACCCTGCCGACCTCTAGGTCTTCCACCGCGTCCACCCAGTAGTAGCCAGGTTTAACGTTGGCCGCTATGTCGTCGTGGACGAAAACCCTGACGGCTTCACCTTTGATCTCTTCCACTGTCCCGTAGGTGTAGTCCCTGCCGTATCTCTGCTTGAAGTACCATCTGAAAGCTAGGATCACTGCAACCACGAGAGCGAGGTAGCCGTAGTAGTAATACACGCTAGTGGCAAGTCTCCTCACCGCGTCGTAGCCGGCGAACGCGGCGAACGTTAGCCAGGTTATTGAGTAGTAGAAGAACCTGTACGGTTCAACATCGATGAAGAAACTCCTGTTCCTGGTCGTGAGGTGCCTTACGTAGAGGAAATTAATGACCGCCAGGGTCAGTATCCACAGGGGGTTGGCCCTGAGGAATAGAAGTATCAGACCGATGCCTAGGTAAAGGAGGAAGCTGATCTGAAGCTTAAGGCTGAGGAACTCGTGCGGGCTCAGGGGCTTTTTGATGACCTTTTTCAGGTACTTGAAGTCAGGGGGTTGCTCGGAGGGGGAGGGCTTCAAAAACTCCGAGATCCTGTCCCCAATTGAGTATACTGCATCGCCTACTCTGTATAGGATTTCCTCAACGGACATTATTTCACCCCTGGAGTAGGTCGCTCGCTCCCTGTACGTCAAACATCTTTCTAGCTATCGCGGGTGTTAGATAAAAGTTTTCGTCCAGCAAGGGCGATGAGACGCCGCCGTTGGTAG
The sequence above is drawn from the Thermococcus pacificus genome and encodes:
- a CDS encoding DUF2101 family protein; this encodes MSVEEILYRVGDAVYSIGDRISEFLKPSPSEQPPDFKYLKKVIKKPLSPHEFLSLKLQISFLLYLGIGLILLFLRANPLWILTLAVINFLYVRHLTTRNRSFFIDVEPYRFFYYSITWLTFAAFAGYDAVRRLATSVYYYYGYLALVVAVILAFRWYFKQRYGRDYTYGTVEEIKGEAVRVFVHDDIAANVKPGYYWVDAVEDLEVGRVVKLIVEDKKLRGAVPVRIIEIYLDDQSSQSSTEPKNATE